The following proteins are encoded in a genomic region of Papaver somniferum cultivar HN1 unplaced genomic scaffold, ASM357369v1 unplaced-scaffold_10, whole genome shotgun sequence:
- the LOC113326487 gene encoding uncharacterized protein LOC113326487, whose protein sequence is MEDSNNPKLGTLVFEFDQTHTYSCCDFYSRRFQIVSGENSFNVYQNGGSIKNKRKKNVGSVPYFLAKSTEKGSTLAGSCHGVVCLYDVNIRDGVVLWNPATRQSKLLPKPWSQNRYLNRNRYSGAQYGTTPEIQVYRQSTDSWSWIDSDFSSAKCCVLDWSKQGRYLNGNYFCIGFRRYIQTIVSFDFNKEVFRSIPNTGDFITFATTVFQLDSIGGQLACIEESNRFEEPNCLKTFEVWVLNDFNATEENYSWTILPINMTVGCQWGFPGIDSLVLFLNLRTRNCTILSLVKLGIGIPVKA, encoded by the coding sequence ATGGAGGACTCTAATAATCCCAAGTTAGGCACCTTGGTCTTTGAGTTTGATCAAACACATACGTATTCTTGTTGCGACTTTTATAGTCGTCGATTCCAAATTGTTTCTGGTGAAAACAGCTTTAATGTCTATCAGAATGGAGGAAGcataaaaaacaaaagaaaaaagaatgtaggtAGCGTACCTTATTTTTTAGCAAAATCAACTGAGAAAGGTTCAACCTTGGCAGGTTCTTGTCATGGAGTAGTTTGTTTGTATGATGTCAATATCAGGGATGGCGTTGTTCTTTGGAACCCTGCTACAAGGCAAAGTAAACTTCTCCCAAAACCGTGGAGTCAAAACAGATACTTGAATCGAAATCGCTACAGCGGTGCACAATATGGTACTACTCCGGAAATTCAAGTATACAGACAAAGTACTGATTCTTGGAGTTGGATAGATTCAGATTTTAGTAGTGCAAAATGTTGTGTACTTGATTGGAGCAAGCAAGGCAGATACTTGAATggtaattatttctgtataggTTTTCGAAGATACATTCAAACAATTGTTTCATTTGATTTTAACAAAGAGGTGTTCAGATCAATACCAAATACAGGGGATTTCATAACTTTCGCGACTACAGTGTTCCAACTAGATTCAATAGGGGGACAACTTGCTTGCATTGAGGAATCAAATCGTTTTGAGGAACCAAACTGTTTGAAGACATTTGAAGTATGGGTGTTGAATGACTTCAATGCAACCGAGGAGAATTATTCATGGACTATACTTCCAATCAATATGACCGTTGGTTGCCAATGGGGATTTCCAGGAATAGACAGTTTGGTTTTGTTTCTGAATTTAAGGACACGAAACTGTACAATTTTGTCACTGGTGAAATTGGGGATTGGGATTCCGGTCAAGGCATAA
- the LOC113326489 gene encoding uncharacterized protein LOC113326489, giving the protein MQCERSGLHVSHKGKKHISKTTNVKKRHSGTKKCGCPFMLSALCGDDGKWRVRVKCGSHNHDLPKTLTGHAYVARLKDEEFNKVESFIVAGAKPWNISTSIKQDNKDNCCTIRNVYNARAKLKEIWNEGRSVMQQFMKLLEEHKYTVERKHDPITKETFTVALAFISREKIENYILALQCVKRLYRDNEVSSVVVTDAYSGFFSAVEYVFPRA; this is encoded by the exons ATGCAATGCGAGAGAAGTGGCTTGCATGTCAGCCACAAGGGTAAAAAACATATATCAAAGACAACAAATGTGAAGAAAAGGCATTCTGGTACTAAGAAATGCGGGTGTCCATTTATGCTCAGTGCTCTTtgtggagatgatggaaaatGGCGGGTAAGGGTAAAGTGTGGTTCTCATAATCATGATCTCCCTAAAACTCTTACCGGACATGCATACGTAGCAAGGTTGAAGGATGAAGAATTCAATAAAGTAGAGAGCTTTATTGTGGCTGGTGCTAAACCTTGGAATATTTCAACTTCGATAAAACAGGACAATAAGGATAATTGTTGTACTATAAGAAATGTGTACAACGCTAGAGCTAAACTAAAAGAAATTTGGAATGAGGGCAGGTCGGTAATGCAACAATTCATGAAGTTGTTAGAAGAACACAAATACACAGTTGAACGCAAGCATGATCCCATAACAAAGGAG ACGTTTACGGTTGCGCTTGCTTTTATCAGTAGAGAGAAAATTGAAAACTACATATTGGCTTTGCAATGTGTCAAACGTTTATATCGGGATAATGAGGTTTCTTCAGTAGTTGTAACTGATGCATATAGTGGCTTTTTTAGTGCAGTAGAGTATGTGTTTCCAAGGGCATAG